Proteins from a single region of Euleptes europaea isolate rEulEur1 chromosome 21, rEulEur1.hap1, whole genome shotgun sequence:
- the LOC130492751 gene encoding polycystin-1-like, translated as MAFPGWVFRQRGFLVALEFVTQELRHTVQVRFQVHRPELGEDCEETTNITGLPLASQGNGTRSPLDCSAGFQWCPWSNACLPLESCCDPAMCANGSAASKADPNPCLHENHLRNRLLEESFFDVLPGPSKQYLLLFRGKDAFVGPNDTISIQHDAGPGAFLLCHPSPVPSDPISYLTSTSSDWDPGFLAHDAASSWRNDSVCFLRVLFMAEETVPIIGRENSGVDRYGLYSVRATVDNGVFTTNLSCNFWAVPPVQGLCVIYPAVQDGKIYVPTNRTWLVVKVSSRVNASAGWLGGNQSFPFERHCPPTVAPLTAECARETKDSWFSVITLDGIGQNFSTVVLWAENAVSSQNISIMVKAEEPIRGLRATPDPETRVLLNKRVSYVPMMDAGSDVTFRWTVDDKPSFTFYNNVFKVVYQTPAVYKLSLTASNHVSNVTVNYNITVEKMNRMKDLMVSEIPSLIPQNTTVDLSAVVTVDSAVDATFL; from the exons ATGGCGTTTCCCGGCTGGGTGTTTCGGCAGAGGGGCTTTTTAGTGGCCTTGGAGTTTGTGACCCAGGAGCTGCGCCACACCGTTCAAGTCCGGTTTCAGGTGCACCGTCCAGAACTGGGGGAAG ATTGCGAGGAGACCACCAACATCACAGGCCTGCCCCTTGCTTCTCAAGGAAACGGGACTCGGTCACCGCTGGACTGTTCGGCTGGGTTCCAGTGGTGCCCTTGGAGCAACGCCTGCCTGCCGCTGGAGAGCTGTTGTGACCCAGCAATGTGTGCCAACGGCTCCGCTGCCAGCAAGGCTGACCCCAATCCTTGCCTTCATGAAAACCATCTCCGGAACAGGCTGCTGGAAGAGTCGTTTTTTGACGTACTTCCTGGACCCTCCAAGCAGTATCTC ttGCTCTTCAGAGGGAAAGATGCTTTTGTCGGACCCAATGATACCATTAGCATCCAACATGATGCAGGACCCGGCgccttccttctttgccaccCAAGCCCAGTGCCATCTGACCCGATCAGCTATTTAACCTCAACCTCTTCTGACTGGGACCCTGGCTTCCTTGCCCACGACGCTGCTAGCAGCTGGCGGAATGACTCTGTGTGCTTCCTCCGGGTTCTCTTCATGGCCGAAGAGACGGTGCCCATCATCGGTCGAGAGAATTCTGGCGTGGATCGCTATGGCCTCTACTCTGTGAGAGCCACCGTAGACAATGGAGTCTTCACCACCAATCTGTCCTGCAATTTCTGGGCTGTTCCTCCCGTTCAGGGTCTCTGTGTCATTTACCCTGCAGTTCAAGATGGCAAGATCTATGTGCCGACCAACCGCACTTGGCTGGTGGTGAAGGTTTCTTCGAGGGTGAATGCATCTGCCGGCTGGCTGGGGGGGAACCAGAGCTTCCCCTTCGAAAGGCACTGCCCCCCCACAGTTGCTCCGCTGACGGCAGAGTGTGCCAGGGAAACCAAAGACTCCTGGTTCTCTGTAATCACACTGGATGGCATTGGGCAGAACTTCAGCACTGTCGTGCTGTGGGCAGAGAACGCGGTCAGCTCCCAGAACATCAGCATCATGGTGAAAGCCGAAGAGCCCATCCGAGGGCTGCGGGCGACCCCAGACCCTGAAACCCGAGTCTTGCTGAACAAACGAGTG AGCTATGTCCCCATGATGGATGCCGGATCAGATGTCACCTTCAGGTGGACGGTGGATGACAAGCCCTCCTTCACCTTCTACAATAACGTCTTCAAGGTCGTCTACCAGACACCTGCTGTGTACAAGTTGTCG CTCACAGCCTCCAACCACGTCAGCAACGTCACCGTCAACTACAACATTACTGTGGAGAAGATGAACAGGATGAAGGATCTGATGGTCTCTGAGATCCCCTCGCTGATCCCTCAGAATACTACTGTGGACCTGTCTGCTGTGGTTACGGTGGACTCTGCCGTGGACGCCACGTTCTTGTAA
- the LOC130492752 gene encoding polycystin-1-like translates to MELYRAGADYIACLTDNTTGLADSVVRFVYNLPQNWTKEICSAHCYVEGQDYGGFSDDGHCLCGAALEPNSSTDCLPFCTELFPRPVCGGPSIVSDVFLAQLPISLAGPRPPSSLYQAVAFSASVPLAISTLQWDFGDQTKLFNTTKAAVLHKYSLPGRYNVTATAAAGSHFTSAQTEIEVVAPPAKIELQCPPLVKTNESLQLQIRNRGGTGLSAVYSIMAQDGETEREVHPMCPTDSVVFPGNRHCYQLVAEKAEWLEAQRHCQEFGNGDLAFVSSPEIQSFLVSQVTRSLDVWIGFNDLARPGDPRQREGFDLQSCQNWLPGEPHPSNADHCVRMGPTGQCNTDLCMAKHSYVCEYKPQEILLNTEYFFLGALAFDVHAAVSNVTEKYHLSAPSGLVEVRNISGPLLSANPPRGSQQLCAM, encoded by the exons ATGGAATTATACAGAGCAG GGGCTGACTACATCGCGTGCCTGACAGACAATACCACGGGACTGGCCGATTCTGTTGTCCGGTTTGTATACAACCTCCCTCAGAACTGGACAAAGGAGATCTGCAGCGCTCACTGCTACGTCGAAGGCCAGGACTACGGGGGCTTCAGCGATGACGGACACTGTCTGTGCGGCGCTGCTCTCGAGCCAAACTCTTCCACAGACTGTTTGCCATTTTGCACGGAGCTGTTTCCCAGGCCAGTCTGTGGGGGGCCTTCCATCGTTTCAGACGTTTTCCTGGctcaactgcccatttccttaGCGGGGCCAAGGCCTCCTTCTAGCCTTTACCAAGCGGTGGCTTTCAGCGCCAGCGTCCCCCTTGCCATCAGCACCCTCCAGTGGGACTTCGGGGACCAGACCAAGCTTTTCAACACCACAAAGGCAGCCGTCCTCCACAAGTACTCTTTGCCCGGGCGCTACAACGTCACCGCCACTGCCGCTGCAGGCAGTCATTTTACCTCAGCACAGACAGAAATTGAGGTGGTGGCCCCGCCAGCAAAGATAGAGCTTCAGTGTCCCCCTTTAGTGAAGACGAATGAAAGTTTGCAGCTGCAGATAAGGAACCGAGGGGGGACTGGCCTGTCGGCCGTGTACAGCATCATGGCACAGGATGGCGAGACTGAACGAG AGGTACACCCGATGTGCCCCACGGACAGCGTGGTCTTCCCTGGGAACAGACACTGTTATCAGCTGGTGGCGGAGAAAGCTGAATGGCTGGAGGCCCAGCGACATTGCCAGGAATTTGGCAACGGAGACTTAGCCTTTGTCAGCAGCCCGGAAATCCAGAGTTTCTTGGTGTCCCAGGTCACCAG GAGCTTGGACGTCTGGATCGGGTTCAATGATTTGGCGCGCCCTGGCGACCCGCGGCAGCGAGAAGGCTTCGATCTGCAGAGCTGCCAGAACTGGCTCCCCGGAGAGCCGCACCCATCCAACGCTGACCACTGCGTCCGGATGGGCCCCACCGGCCAGTGCAACACGGACCTCTGCATGGCAAAACACAGCTACGTCTGCGAGTACAAGCCGCAGG AGATACTTCTGAACACGGAGTACTTCTTCCTGGGTGCCCTCGCCTTTGATGTACACGCAGCGGTGAGCAACGTCACAGAAAAATACCATCTGTCGGCCCCATCCGGACTAGTGGAGGTGAGGAACATCTCTGGCCCTCTCCTCTCTGCGAACCCTCCCAGGGGGTCCCAGCAGCTCTGTGCAATGTAG